A single Thermodesulfatator atlanticus DSM 21156 DNA region contains:
- a CDS encoding efflux transporter outer membrane subunit, whose product MKKTFFLLLIFCLLTGCAPKPPKPSPSIPLPKSYYFAASKEKAPFVDRWWENFRDEKLNELVAELLSSNLSLREAAERVRESAAFLKEARAYRFPKLNFSFGANRERAYSPYGPSFISGSFSASLFTSYELDIWQKFSHAKRAAAYKLLANEENLKALAQSLVAELVSKYVAASYLACEKEVLAEQLATQKRYLNLLRERYQLGLVDASLLEQEERLLAGLELEKENLEARGLSLRQEIALLLGRYPRPTAVSSEICMLELPAPKPGLPADLLKRRPDIRAAKEALLAAGEEVAAKKADLFPSITLTAKEGRISNALATLLRSENRLWQLAATLTQPIFDAGARKARVKEAYARFRLQEARYAQTILQAFYEVENALMLENSWRKRLALVSRQEKAACKEASIRKARYLLGTASSLDYLKAKNFCLEQKRQKLAAENSLMQARISLYRALGGGFSQEDGS is encoded by the coding sequence GTGAAAAAAACGTTTTTTTTGCTCCTGATATTTTGTTTGCTAACAGGTTGTGCTCCAAAGCCACCTAAGCCCTCGCCGTCTATCCCCCTTCCAAAATCTTATTATTTTGCCGCTTCAAAAGAAAAAGCTCCTTTTGTTGATCGTTGGTGGGAGAATTTCCGCGACGAAAAGCTAAACGAGCTTGTGGCAGAACTTCTTTCTTCAAACTTGAGCTTGCGTGAAGCTGCGGAAAGGGTAAGGGAATCCGCGGCCTTTTTAAAAGAAGCAAGGGCGTATCGTTTCCCTAAACTTAATTTTTCCTTTGGTGCTAACCGCGAAAGGGCGTATTCCCCATACGGGCCTTCTTTCATCTCTGGCAGTTTTTCCGCAAGTCTTTTTACCTCTTACGAACTTGATATCTGGCAAAAATTCAGCCACGCCAAGCGTGCTGCAGCGTATAAGCTTCTTGCCAATGAGGAAAACCTAAAGGCGCTGGCCCAGAGTCTTGTGGCAGAGCTTGTTAGCAAATACGTGGCGGCTTCTTACCTTGCCTGTGAAAAGGAAGTCCTTGCCGAGCAGCTTGCCACCCAAAAACGTTATCTCAATCTTTTGCGTGAGCGTTATCAATTGGGCCTGGTCGATGCCTCTTTACTTGAACAGGAAGAACGCCTTTTAGCAGGCCTCGAACTAGAGAAAGAAAACCTTGAAGCCAGGGGGCTTTCTTTGCGCCAGGAGATAGCCCTGCTTTTAGGTCGCTATCCCCGCCCTACTGCAGTGTCTTCTGAGATTTGTATGCTTGAGCTTCCGGCTCCTAAGCCTGGGCTTCCTGCTGATCTGCTCAAAAGAAGGCCAGACATTAGGGCAGCTAAAGAGGCCCTTTTGGCGGCAGGCGAAGAGGTAGCGGCTAAAAAGGCGGATCTCTTCCCAAGTATTACCTTAACTGCTAAAGAAGGTCGCATTTCAAATGCGTTGGCCACGCTTTTAAGATCAGAAAACCGCCTGTGGCAACTTGCCGCCACATTGACGCAACCAATTTTTGATGCCGGTGCTCGTAAGGCCAGAGTCAAAGAGGCTTATGCGCGTTTTCGCCTCCAAGAAGCCAGATACGCCCAGACGATACTTCAGGCCTTTTATGAGGTGGAAAACGCTCTTATGCTTGAAAATTCCTGGCGCAAGCGTCTTGCCCTGGTGAGCAGGCAAGAAAAAGCCGCCTGTAAGGAGGCCTCTATCAGAAAGGCCCGCTACCTTCTTGGCACGGCCTCTTCCCTTGATTACTTAAAAGCCAAGAACTTTTGTCTTGAGCAAAAACGCCAAAAACTAGCTGCTGAAAACAGCCTTATGCAGGCACGTATTTCCCTGTACCGCGCCCTTGGTGGTGGCTTTTCACAAGAGGACGGCTCATGA
- a CDS encoding cytochrome c3 family protein, whose amino-acid sequence MFKKIGSVFTGLLVMAFTTTALAQDTAKEVKEFKVPVVKEYKVKMGKATFPHAKHFLDAGNSCGTCHHEKKVKVNGKMQPVPMTLDKAKALMAEGKNPFQCKTCHGDLNRKQYKKLFHKNCLTCHKEVKKSGKKVPTKCRECHIKPKKKRKMIEGC is encoded by the coding sequence ATGTTTAAAAAGATCGGGAGTGTTTTCACGGGGCTTTTGGTAATGGCCTTTACCACCACGGCCTTGGCACAAGATACCGCAAAAGAAGTCAAAGAGTTTAAAGTGCCTGTGGTCAAAGAATACAAAGTAAAAATGGGCAAAGCTACCTTTCCCCATGCCAAACACTTTCTTGATGCCGGAAATTCTTGTGGCACCTGCCATCACGAAAAAAAGGTCAAAGTCAACGGAAAAATGCAACCAGTACCCATGACCCTTGACAAGGCCAAGGCTTTAATGGCTGAGGGCAAAAATCCCTTCCAGTGTAAAACCTGCCACGGAGACCTGAACCGCAAACAATACAAGAAACTATTTCACAAAAATTGTCTTACCTGTCACAAAGAAGTTAAAAAATCCGGCAAAAAGGTGCCCACTAAATGCCGCGAGTGCCACATAAAGCCTAAAAAGAAACGCAAGATGATTGAAGGTTGTTAA
- a CDS encoding tetratricopeptide repeat protein: MTAEELYEEGAFLLFKQQFDEALEFLNKALELEPKMVKALHARAAIYLRFDRLDEAEKDLLLALEQEPENPRLHFRLGQVYYRKKELEKALESFNNAINLEPLYAAAFMARSQVYRDMGEEELADIDLDKAVSVQRATAQAKKIVDF; encoded by the coding sequence ATGACTGCTGAAGAACTTTACGAAGAAGGAGCCTTCTTGCTCTTTAAACAACAATTCGACGAAGCCCTTGAATTTTTAAACAAGGCCCTTGAGCTTGAACCCAAGATGGTGAAAGCCCTTCACGCGCGAGCTGCTATTTATCTTCGTTTCGATAGACTTGATGAAGCTGAAAAAGATCTTCTCCTTGCCCTTGAACAAGAACCTGAAAATCCACGCCTTCATTTTCGTCTTGGCCAGGTCTATTATCGTAAAAAAGAACTTGAAAAGGCTCTTGAGTCTTTTAATAACGCCATAAATCTTGAGCCTCTTTACGCCGCTGCCTTTATGGCCCGCAGCCAGGTTTACCGTGACATGGGAGAAGAAGAATTGGCAGACATTGACCTTGACAAAGCAGTATCGGTTCAACGGGCCACAGCTCAGGCCAAAAAAATCGTTGATTTTTAA
- a CDS encoding DUF5658 family protein, with amino-acid sequence MLKKLQAIWQELKRPVELSFIFALALCAYVFLFMLSKVDAFLTLNCLYQNECIELNPIVDWSIKISPVFFLLFKSALVGTFGGILFLLCVVKKSKSAFWALALLLLFYLAIVFYHLMAV; translated from the coding sequence GTGCTAAAAAAGTTGCAGGCTATTTGGCAAGAGTTAAAACGTCCGGTGGAGCTTTCTTTTATTTTTGCCTTAGCTCTTTGTGCCTACGTTTTTCTTTTTATGCTCTCAAAGGTCGATGCGTTCTTGACCCTTAACTGCCTTTACCAGAACGAATGCATAGAGCTAAACCCTATTGTCGACTGGAGTATCAAAATTTCTCCGGTTTTCTTTTTGCTTTTTAAAAGCGCACTTGTGGGCACTTTTGGTGGGATTCTTTTTTTGCTCTGTGTGGTAAAAAAATCAAAAAGCGCCTTTTGGGCCCTGGCCTTGCTTTTGCTTTTTTATCTGGCCATAGTGTTTTATCATCTTATGGCCGTTTAA
- a CDS encoding molybdenum cofactor biosynthesis protein MoaE, translated as MVRIVNNKNDLPTLDSLISDIIEKNQGKIGMILTHTGVVRAFTRKGEKTKGVKVTVNKEKLEQIIENAKCLPGISDVRVVIRQGELSVGDILMLLIVAGDFRENVFNALKDTLDQIKTYVTSKQELAKE; from the coding sequence ATGGTACGCATTGTCAATAACAAAAATGACTTGCCAACCCTTGATTCTCTTATTTCCGACATTATCGAAAAAAATCAGGGAAAAATCGGCATGATACTTACCCATACTGGGGTGGTGCGGGCTTTTACCCGCAAGGGTGAAAAAACAAAAGGGGTAAAAGTCACCGTTAACAAAGAAAAACTAGAACAAATCATCGAAAATGCCAAATGTTTGCCCGGGATTTCAGACGTCCGGGTGGTTATCAGGCAAGGGGAGCTTTCGGTAGGCGATATTCTTATGCTTTTGATAGTGGCCGGAGATTTTCGCGAAAACGTCTTCAACGCCCTAAAAGACACCCTTGATCAAATAAAGACCTACGTGACCTCCAAACAAGAGCTGGCAAAGGAATAA
- a CDS encoding Rne/Rng family ribonuclease produces MAKKTKKPSKIILVNADQPEEIRVALVEDGRLEAFDIETIVREHTKGNIYKGRIVNIEPSLQAVFVDIGLGRNGYLPFKEVHPEYYGYAEAVTASGRSRLPELLEIGQELLVQVVKEETPTKGASLTTYLSLPGRYVVLMPGNPTQGVSKKVEDEDKRKRLKDILLSMKLPEGVGVVMRTAAQDAAKKNILADFRYLLRLWRDIKTKAAQLSAPALLYRDQDVIVRFLREHLSSDVKEILVDTKEALEKVKNFLKLVAPRQVRLAKLFSKEKPIFSLFNLEEQIENVFKPVVPLPSGGTLYIEPTEALVAIDVNSGKCIREKDLEETSFRTNLEAAEEIARQLRLRDLGGLIVIDFITMKQAKHRNQVEKHLREALRKDRAKITMTKFSKLGLIEIARQKLQAPLQWGSYRPCPTCRGAGQIRTVEVLATAILRRMKNRLAERDVKTLKVKAHPELATYLLNQKRRELFAFEEHYQAAVIIEPDLSLPPEETIFEEEKRPTSEIKPKDSLSTIKESKTGTKDPGKDTKKKRNSRTKPKNEEKSSSP; encoded by the coding sequence ATGGCAAAAAAAACTAAAAAGCCTTCTAAGATTATTCTCGTTAATGCTGACCAGCCAGAAGAAATTCGCGTGGCCCTGGTAGAAGATGGTCGCCTGGAAGCCTTTGATATTGAAACCATCGTCCGCGAGCATACCAAGGGAAACATTTACAAAGGCCGCATTGTCAATATCGAACCAAGTCTTCAGGCTGTGTTTGTCGATATTGGCCTTGGTCGCAATGGGTATTTACCCTTCAAAGAAGTGCACCCCGAGTACTATGGTTATGCCGAAGCGGTAACAGCAAGTGGCCGCTCTCGCCTTCCCGAGCTTCTGGAGATAGGGCAAGAACTACTCGTCCAGGTGGTGAAAGAAGAAACCCCCACCAAAGGGGCCAGTCTTACCACGTACCTTTCCCTTCCTGGCCGCTACGTAGTGCTCATGCCCGGCAATCCCACCCAGGGGGTTTCCAAAAAAGTTGAAGACGAAGACAAACGCAAAAGGCTAAAAGACATTTTGTTGAGCATGAAACTTCCTGAGGGTGTAGGGGTGGTCATGCGCACCGCTGCTCAAGATGCGGCTAAAAAGAACATCTTGGCAGATTTTCGCTATCTCCTGCGTCTTTGGCGGGACATCAAGACCAAAGCCGCCCAACTAAGCGCCCCTGCCCTTCTTTACCGCGACCAGGACGTCATCGTGCGCTTTTTGCGGGAACATCTTTCTTCTGACGTGAAAGAAATCCTGGTGGACACCAAAGAAGCCCTGGAAAAAGTAAAAAACTTTCTCAAGTTAGTGGCCCCGCGTCAGGTACGCCTTGCCAAGCTATTTTCCAAAGAAAAACCAATATTTTCCCTATTTAACCTGGAAGAACAGATCGAAAACGTGTTCAAACCTGTGGTGCCACTTCCCTCTGGTGGAACCCTTTACATTGAACCCACCGAGGCCCTGGTGGCCATTGACGTTAACTCTGGTAAATGCATCCGCGAAAAGGACCTTGAAGAAACCTCCTTTCGCACCAACCTTGAGGCCGCAGAAGAAATCGCAAGACAACTACGTTTGCGCGACCTGGGCGGCTTGATTGTCATCGACTTCATCACCATGAAACAGGCTAAACACCGCAACCAGGTTGAAAAACACCTGCGTGAAGCCCTAAGAAAAGACCGTGCAAAAATCACCATGACCAAGTTCAGCAAGTTAGGACTAATTGAAATAGCACGCCAAAAGCTTCAGGCTCCTTTGCAATGGGGAAGCTACCGGCCTTGTCCTACCTGCCGCGGGGCAGGGCAAATCCGCACGGTGGAAGTGCTTGCTACTGCTATTTTGCGTCGCATGAAAAACCGCTTGGCGGAAAGAGACGTAAAAACCCTAAAAGTCAAAGCACATCCTGAATTGGCTACTTATCTTCTGAACCAGAAAAGACGCGAGCTCTTTGCCTTTGAAGAACATTATCAGGCCGCGGTAATAATAGAACCCGATCTAAGTCTTCCCCCTGAAGAAACTATCTTTGAAGAAGAAAAAAGGCCAACCTCAGAAATTAAACCCAAAGACTCTCTTTCAACGATAAAAGAAAGTAAGACGGGAACAAAAGACCCGGGAAAAGACACCAAAAAGAAACGCAACAGCCGAACCAAACCCAAGAATGAAGAAAAAAGCAGTAGCCCTTAA
- a CDS encoding EscU/YscU/HrcU family type III secretion system export apparatus switch protein, giving the protein MKKKAVALKYEPAKDKAPKVVAKGEGLLAEKIIELAKDHGIPIKEDQELIEALMKIELEREIPPELYEAVAIVLAWALRLNQES; this is encoded by the coding sequence ATGAAGAAAAAAGCAGTAGCCCTTAAATACGAACCTGCCAAAGATAAGGCCCCAAAAGTAGTTGCTAAAGGGGAAGGGCTTCTTGCAGAAAAAATTATCGAACTTGCCAAAGACCACGGTATCCCTATCAAGGAAGACCAGGAGTTAATCGAGGCTTTGATGAAAATAGAACTTGAACGCGAGATCCCGCCAGAACTTTACGAGGCCGTGGCCATTGTCTTGGCCTGGGCCTTACGCCTTAACCAGGAGAGTTAG
- a CDS encoding HDOD domain-containing protein, with amino-acid sequence MVKVLEHIFEELNTVPNFPETALRALKMLENEDVNFQDLAKVIRYDATITANFLRLINSAYIGLRRKVESLTQAFALLGINQIRFFLVAACAGQYLKRTLHGYGLSPYEVWLHSLGSGVFAELIAEKVKAKHQDYIFTAALLHDIGKLVLDLFVGGELEVIRDLVKDEGLTFMEAEIMVLGTDHAVVGAELLRRWGFPQETIFAVRAHHDEDWMVQNQTAAIVALSNMLTNLLGIGMGADGLSYRVPPKLLKVAGIKDRDLFAIITEGYHRYQNLKENLLANSPG; translated from the coding sequence GTGGTAAAGGTTCTTGAACATATCTTTGAAGAATTGAATACTGTTCCCAATTTTCCGGAAACAGCCCTTAGAGCGCTTAAAATGCTCGAAAACGAAGACGTAAATTTTCAGGACCTTGCCAAGGTCATCCGTTACGACGCCACCATTACGGCAAATTTCCTACGTCTAATAAATTCCGCTTACATTGGCCTGCGGCGCAAGGTTGAGTCTTTGACCCAGGCCTTTGCTTTACTTGGCATTAACCAGATTCGCTTTTTTTTGGTGGCAGCTTGTGCTGGTCAATATCTCAAACGCACTTTGCACGGTTACGGGCTCTCTCCCTATGAGGTCTGGCTTCATTCCCTGGGAAGCGGTGTTTTTGCAGAGCTTATCGCTGAAAAAGTCAAGGCCAAACATCAGGACTACATCTTCACCGCTGCGCTTCTTCACGATATTGGCAAACTGGTGCTTGATCTTTTTGTGGGAGGCGAACTCGAGGTCATAAGAGATCTCGTAAAAGATGAAGGCCTTACCTTTATGGAAGCCGAGATCATGGTCCTTGGTACGGACCATGCCGTGGTGGGAGCAGAGCTTTTAAGGCGTTGGGGCTTCCCTCAGGAGACTATCTTCGCTGTGCGCGCTCACCATGATGAAGACTGGATGGTGCAAAACCAGACTGCGGCTATCGTGGCCCTTTCCAATATGCTCACCAACCTCCTGGGCATAGGCATGGGGGCAGATGGTCTTTCTTATCGGGTGCCGCCTAAGCTTCTGAAGGTGGCTGGCATAAAGGATCGCGACCTTTTTGCCATTATCACCGAGGGTTATCATCGCTATCAAAATCTCAAAGAGAACCTGCTTGCTAACTCTCCTGGTTAA